A region from the Prochlorococcus sp. MIT 0603 genome encodes:
- the sat gene encoding sulfate adenylyltransferase, which produces MTSNQSLSNPRSEVIEPYGGKLENLMLPEESREESKAAVFTTLDCSDRNACDIELLLIGGFSPLQGFMNQADYQSVVNTNRTTSGYLFGLPIVMDTDRDDLNIGDRVLLRYQNQDLAILTISDKWIPDKVLEAKQCYGTTSLEHPAVRMIAMERKQFYLGGKLEGLKLPHRVFPCKTPLEVREELPINQDVVAFQCRNPIHRAHYELFTKALDAKNVSKGAVVLVHPTCGPTQQDDIPGEVRFKTYERLAAEVKNPNIRWAYLPYSMHMAGPREALQHMIIRKNYGCSHFIIGRDMAGCKSQLTGEDFYGPYDAQNFAKECAPELGMQTVASLNLVYTKEEGYVTADHAKSCGLSIKKLSGTQFREMLRNGEEIPEWFAFRSVVEVLRGG; this is translated from the coding sequence ATGACATCCAACCAATCATTATCTAATCCTAGATCTGAAGTTATAGAACCATATGGTGGGAAGCTAGAAAATTTAATGCTTCCAGAAGAATCTCGAGAAGAAAGTAAAGCAGCTGTTTTCACAACATTAGATTGCTCAGATCGTAATGCTTGTGATATTGAGCTGCTTTTAATTGGTGGCTTCTCTCCTCTGCAAGGATTTATGAATCAGGCAGATTATCAATCTGTCGTAAATACGAATAGAACAACATCGGGGTACTTATTTGGTCTACCAATTGTTATGGATACCGACCGTGATGATCTGAACATTGGAGACAGAGTCCTTCTGCGTTATCAAAATCAAGATCTAGCGATATTAACAATTTCAGATAAATGGATACCAGACAAGGTTCTTGAAGCGAAGCAGTGCTATGGAACTACATCGTTAGAGCACCCTGCTGTCAGAATGATTGCAATGGAACGGAAACAATTCTACCTAGGTGGAAAACTCGAAGGATTAAAACTTCCCCATAGAGTTTTCCCTTGCAAAACACCATTAGAAGTTAGAGAGGAACTCCCCATCAATCAAGATGTGGTTGCATTTCAATGCAGAAATCCTATACATCGTGCTCATTACGAACTATTCACCAAAGCTCTCGATGCGAAAAATGTAAGCAAGGGTGCCGTCGTTTTAGTTCATCCAACATGTGGACCCACCCAACAAGACGATATTCCTGGAGAAGTTCGTTTTAAAACTTATGAGCGTCTTGCTGCTGAAGTGAAAAATCCAAATATCAGATGGGCATATCTACCCTACTCAATGCATATGGCTGGTCCTAGAGAAGCGCTGCAGCATATGATCATCCGCAAAAACTATGGGTGTTCACACTTCATAATTGGTCGTGATATGGCAGGTTGCAAATCTCAATTAACAGGAGAAGACTTTTATGGCCCTTATGACGCTCAGAACTTTGCAAAAGAATGTGCTCCAGAGCTAGGAATGCAAACTGTGGCTTCTTTAAATCTTGTTTATACGAAAGAAGAAGGCTATGTCACTGCTGATCATGCTAAGAGTTGTGGTTTAAGCATTAAAAAATTAAGTGGTACTCAATTCAGAGAAATGCTTCGCAATGGAGAAGAGATCCCAGAATGGTTTGCATTTCGTAGTGTGGTGGAAGTACTACGTGGTGGCTAA
- a CDS encoding photosystem II manganese-stabilizing polypeptide, whose translation MRFRPLLALVLAFCLAFIAAPLSVSASGERGNARFADVVNTGKANDCPTISAGSQGSLSIDGGLTDICMHPSEVYVKVAKSKRAKAEFVPAKIISPRNNTTVEQVYGDVSGSTFKEQGGIDFQLITVLSPTGEEFPFVFSAKSMAVDFKGKSISPGAEASGTTYTPSYRTGDFLDPKSRAKDTGVEYAQGLVALGGDDEDLAKENIKRDLDGKGVITLSIDSVDSDTQEFAGSFVAIQPSDNDLGSKDPVDVKIVGELYGRKA comes from the coding sequence ATGAGATTTCGTCCTTTGCTAGCCCTGGTGCTTGCTTTCTGTCTCGCCTTTATAGCTGCCCCACTTAGTGTCTCTGCCTCTGGAGAAAGAGGTAATGCAAGATTTGCCGATGTTGTTAATACCGGCAAAGCAAATGATTGCCCAACAATATCTGCTGGATCTCAGGGATCACTCAGTATTGATGGAGGTCTTACTGACATCTGCATGCACCCCAGTGAGGTGTATGTAAAGGTTGCTAAATCAAAAAGAGCAAAAGCTGAGTTTGTACCAGCAAAAATTATTAGCCCAAGAAACAACACAACCGTTGAACAAGTCTATGGTGATGTTTCTGGAAGCACCTTCAAAGAGCAAGGTGGAATTGACTTCCAATTAATCACTGTTCTTTCTCCAACTGGAGAGGAATTTCCCTTTGTCTTCTCTGCTAAATCAATGGCAGTTGATTTTAAAGGAAAATCAATATCGCCAGGTGCTGAAGCATCAGGAACCACTTATACACCTAGCTATCGCACAGGTGACTTCTTAGATCCAAAAAGCCGGGCTAAGGATACAGGTGTTGAATACGCTCAAGGCCTAGTTGCCTTAGGTGGTGATGACGAGGATCTTGCAAAAGAAAACATCAAAAGAGACCTAGATGGCAAAGGGGTAATCACCCTTTCAATTGATAGTGTTGATTCTGATACTCAAGAATTTGCAGGATCTTTTGTAGCCATCCAACCTTCAGATAATGATCTTGGATCTAAAGACCCCGTTGACGTTAAAATCGTTGGCGAACTATATGGTCGCAAAGCCTAA
- the coaBC gene encoding bifunctional phosphopantothenoylcysteine decarboxylase/phosphopantothenate--cysteine ligase CoaBC, whose amino-acid sequence MKIEGQQKLKNHRILVIASGSIAAVKTPLLISQLIKAGAEVRCVITSSASELVSPLSLSTLSRNYCYQDQDQWDPKTIRPLHIELSEWANVVVVAPLSASSLSRWVNGLGEGLAASVLLASEKPVIAVAAMNTAMWDNPAVKKNWIALKEFKNVTALSPSEGLLACDRIGEGRMSNPDIIQLAIESAKVQMEKKVEFEKDWEGINLLVSAGKTIEDIDAARYITNRSSGKMGILLAQAARFRGATVHLVHGELQIKPSLLEGLNSFQVRSAQDMYKTMEKLQKESDVIAMTAAVADIKTNTHANIKVSKRDLLETLKDRFEIVPDLLKNLISNKKENQIFLGFAALTGSDEEIKRLGISKKDQKGCDLLMANPIDRLNQGFGSEFNGGWLIGPEQHVEKIPVDCKLSLAHHLLDVLKTNFIDQIKIK is encoded by the coding sequence ATGAAGATTGAAGGGCAACAAAAATTAAAAAACCATAGAATCCTTGTTATTGCTTCAGGGAGCATTGCTGCTGTAAAGACTCCCCTTTTAATTAGCCAATTAATAAAAGCTGGGGCTGAAGTTCGCTGCGTGATAACTAGCAGCGCATCTGAATTAGTGAGTCCATTATCTTTGTCAACGCTTAGTAGAAATTATTGCTATCAAGATCAAGATCAATGGGACCCAAAAACCATAAGGCCTCTGCATATAGAGCTATCAGAGTGGGCAAATGTAGTTGTTGTAGCACCATTAAGCGCTTCATCACTTTCCAGATGGGTAAATGGGCTTGGCGAAGGTTTAGCAGCAAGTGTACTTTTAGCTTCAGAGAAACCAGTAATTGCAGTTGCAGCAATGAATACTGCTATGTGGGACAACCCAGCAGTTAAAAAGAACTGGATAGCCCTTAAAGAGTTTAAAAATGTAACCGCATTGTCTCCATCTGAAGGTCTCTTGGCATGCGATCGAATCGGAGAAGGTCGAATGAGTAATCCAGACATAATCCAATTAGCTATAGAGAGTGCAAAGGTTCAGATGGAAAAGAAAGTGGAATTTGAGAAGGACTGGGAAGGAATAAACCTTCTGGTATCTGCTGGGAAAACAATTGAAGACATTGATGCAGCAAGATATATAACTAATAGAAGTAGTGGAAAAATGGGAATTCTTCTTGCTCAAGCCGCAAGATTCAGAGGTGCAACTGTGCATTTAGTCCATGGTGAGCTGCAAATCAAACCATCACTATTAGAAGGTTTGAATAGTTTTCAAGTTAGAAGTGCTCAAGATATGTACAAAACCATGGAAAAACTTCAGAAAGAATCAGATGTAATTGCTATGACAGCAGCAGTGGCAGATATTAAAACAAATACACATGCAAATATTAAAGTCTCCAAGCGTGACCTTTTGGAAACACTGAAAGATAGATTTGAAATCGTTCCCGATTTATTAAAAAATTTAATTTCAAATAAAAAAGAGAATCAAATTTTCCTTGGTTTTGCTGCCTTAACTGGCAGTGATGAAGAAATAAAAAGGCTGGGTATTTCCAAAAAGGACCAAAAAGGATGTGATCTCTTAATGGCAAACCCTATTGACAGATTGAATCAAGGATTTGGATCCGAATTCAATGGAGGTTGGCTTATAGGGCCAGAACAACATGTAGAAAAAATTCCGGTCGATTGCAAATTATCGCTGGCTCATCATTTATTAGATGTGCTAAAAACTAATTTTATTGACCAAATCAAAATAAAATAA
- a CDS encoding DUF2555 domain-containing protein: MTNQNKENGCSDSDVKITEELLFTFDDKSTAQLAERLEEEDYLSPFESLNDWHLLRALAIHRPELTLDYHHLIDQEPFDED; this comes from the coding sequence ATGACCAATCAAAACAAGGAAAATGGATGTTCAGATTCAGATGTAAAGATAACAGAAGAACTTCTCTTCACTTTTGATGATAAATCAACTGCTCAACTTGCCGAAAGACTCGAAGAAGAAGATTATCTCAGCCCATTTGAAAGCTTAAATGACTGGCATCTTCTTCGAGCATTAGCTATACATCGGCCAGAATTAACTCTTGATTATCACCATTTAATTGATCAGGAGCCATTTGATGAAGATTGA
- a CDS encoding DUF565 domain-containing protein gives MKYHETGFNRNLINIIRRLDLWAENPWRKYSFFIIIFFSAFFLGSSIGMINGVLALMDPIGAFFTVVIIEILVRFRNINKEKQSISIPMIDSFRMGFVYGLFMEGLKLF, from the coding sequence ATGAAGTATCACGAAACAGGGTTTAATCGTAATTTAATAAATATAATTCGACGCTTAGATTTATGGGCGGAGAATCCTTGGAGAAAGTATTCTTTTTTTATTATCATCTTTTTTTCGGCGTTCTTTCTAGGAAGCTCAATAGGAATGATTAATGGTGTACTTGCTCTAATGGATCCAATAGGAGCTTTTTTCACGGTTGTTATTATAGAAATATTAGTACGTTTTAGAAATATTAATAAAGAGAAACAATCAATTTCAATACCAATGATTGATAGCTTCAGAATGGGCTTTGTATATGGCTTGTTTATGGAAGGTTTGAAATTATTCTAA